From a region of the Nonlabens dokdonensis DSW-6 genome:
- a CDS encoding Hpt domain-containing protein: MKKMTYDLSQIKNISDNDPDFIKMMVDTFVKEMPVDLERLAAAVVEEDRVNVHRFAHKMKPSLELFGLKSHEHAHNLEIWGKEDIQKDINEDFMILHQELENTLIELKRDF, translated from the coding sequence ATGAAAAAAATGACCTACGATTTATCTCAAATCAAAAATATTTCTGATAACGATCCTGATTTTATAAAAATGATGGTGGATACTTTCGTTAAAGAAATGCCTGTCGATTTAGAAAGACTTGCAGCCGCAGTTGTGGAAGAAGACAGAGTAAACGTTCATCGCTTTGCTCACAAGATGAAACCTTCATTAGAATTATTTGGATTGAAAAGTCATGAGCATGCTCACAATCTTGAGATATGGGGTAAAGAAGACATTCAAAAAGATATCAATGAAGATTTTATGATACTACATCAAGAATTAGAAAATACTCTTATAGAACTCAAAAGAGATTTTTAG
- a CDS encoding CinA family nicotinamide mononucleotide deamidase-related protein, which translates to MKATIITIGDEILIGQIVDTNSAWMAQELNKIGVHVFEIITINDDKDHILSAFAKAESQSDIVLITGGLGPTKDDVTKATICEYFDDELVLDQQVLEHVTQLFAKYVKDPMVDMNKAQALIPSKAEVIKNSYGTAPGMWLERNDVVFVSMPGVPFEMKEIMTNGVIPRILTNPDLPYIHHRTILTAGQGESTIATRIENWENQLPSHIKLAYLPSLGTVRLRLSTFGTDKSIVEKEVDDQIKELYTLITDIIVGESNNESLVDQVSRLFKEQNKTLATAESCTGGKIANLITEIPGASAFFKGSTITYATQSKIDILGVDEALITEHSVVSEQVAEAMAVAAKKKFKSDYAIATTGNAGPSKGDSDATVGTVFIGVATESESFAMKFMMGNHRERVIQKTVNKSFELLQKELLKKPAI; encoded by the coding sequence ATGAAGGCAACTATTATAACCATTGGTGACGAGATTCTGATAGGTCAAATCGTCGACACAAATTCTGCGTGGATGGCGCAAGAATTAAATAAGATAGGTGTTCACGTATTTGAAATTATAACTATTAATGACGACAAGGATCATATTCTATCCGCTTTCGCGAAAGCGGAATCACAATCAGACATCGTGCTGATAACTGGCGGTTTAGGACCTACAAAAGACGATGTTACCAAGGCGACTATTTGTGAATATTTTGATGATGAGCTGGTTTTAGATCAGCAAGTATTGGAGCATGTGACGCAGTTATTTGCTAAGTATGTAAAAGATCCTATGGTAGATATGAATAAGGCTCAAGCACTTATTCCTTCAAAAGCTGAGGTGATAAAAAACAGTTATGGAACAGCTCCAGGAATGTGGCTGGAACGTAATGATGTGGTTTTTGTTTCTATGCCTGGAGTTCCCTTTGAAATGAAGGAAATCATGACTAATGGTGTTATTCCTAGAATTCTGACGAATCCTGATTTACCATATATTCATCATAGAACGATTCTCACTGCTGGACAAGGAGAAAGTACTATTGCAACTCGTATAGAAAACTGGGAAAACCAGCTGCCTAGCCATATCAAACTGGCTTATCTACCTAGTTTAGGAACGGTGCGCTTGCGCTTGTCAACTTTTGGGACAGATAAGAGTATCGTAGAAAAAGAAGTAGACGACCAGATCAAAGAACTTTATACATTAATCACCGACATTATTGTAGGAGAAAGTAACAACGAAAGTCTTGTTGATCAAGTTAGTCGATTATTTAAAGAGCAAAATAAAACACTTGCTACGGCCGAGAGCTGTACCGGTGGGAAAATTGCCAATTTAATCACAGAGATTCCAGGAGCTTCTGCTTTTTTTAAAGGCAGCACAATTACGTATGCAACTCAGTCTAAGATTGATATTTTAGGTGTTGATGAAGCGCTTATTACTGAGCATTCTGTCGTTAGCGAGCAAGTTGCCGAAGCGATGGCTGTTGCAGCAAAGAAAAAATTTAAATCAGATTATGCAATTGCTACCACAGGAAATGCTGGTCCATCAAAAGGCGATAGTGATGCCACAGTAGGAACTGTTTTTATAGGAGTTGCTACTGAAAGTGAGAGTTTTGCAATGAAGTTTATGATGGGAAATCATCGAGAACGAGTGATTCAAAAGACGGTAAATAAGTCTTTTGAGCTCTTGCAAAAAGAATTATTAAAAAAGCCTGCAATTTAG
- the rpmB gene encoding 50S ribosomal protein L28 has translation MSRVCELTGKKAMTGNNVSFSMNKTKRRFNVNLFKKKFYLPEEDKWVTLKVSARAIKNVNKKGITQVVKEARQKGYLTK, from the coding sequence ATGTCTCGAGTTTGTGAACTTACTGGAAAAAAAGCGATGACAGGAAACAATGTTTCCTTTTCTATGAATAAGACGAAGCGTAGATTTAACGTAAACTTATTTAAGAAGAAATTCTATTTACCAGAAGAAGATAAGTGGGTTACTTTGAAGGTGTCTGCTAGAGCAATAAAAAACGTCAATAAAAAAGGAATTACTCAAGTAGTAAAAGAAGCTCGTCAAAAGGGCTACCTAACTAAGTAA
- the rpmG gene encoding 50S ribosomal protein L33: MAKSKGNRIQVILQCTEHKESGMPGMSRYITTKNKKNTPDRLELKKFNPVLKRMTVHKEIK; this comes from the coding sequence ATGGCAAAAAGTAAAGGAAATAGAATACAAGTGATTCTTCAATGTACAGAGCACAAAGAATCTGGAATGCCAGGAATGTCTCGTTACATTACTACAAAAAATAAAAAAAATACGCCAGATCGTCTTGAACTTAAAAAATTCAATCCGGTTTTAAAGCGTATGACTGTTCATAAAGAAATTAAATAA
- a CDS encoding DUF4295 domain-containing protein, whose protein sequence is MAKKSIASLQTGNVRLTKAIKMVKSPKTGAYTFVSAIMAPDQVNDFLNKK, encoded by the coding sequence ATGGCAAAGAAATCCATCGCATCCCTTCAAACGGGAAATGTAAGATTAACAAAGGCAATAAAAATGGTAAAGTCTCCTAAAACTGGAGCTTATACATTTGTAAGTGCTATCATGGCGCCAGATCAAGTAAACGACTTTTTGAATAAAAAATAA
- the ftsY gene encoding signal recognition particle-docking protein FtsY — MSFFKKIFSKEKKETLDKGLEKSKSSFFDKLGKAVAGKSTVDADVLDDLEDVLISSDVGVATTVKIIDRIEERVARDKYLGTSELDAILREEIAGLMSEVNHGNATEFTIPEIDGPYVIMIVGVNGVGKTTTIGKLAHQLKKAGKKVVLGAGDTFRAAAVDQLDIWANRVGVEIVKQAMGSDPASVAFDTLQSAVAQNADVVLLDTAGRLHNKVNLMNELSKIKRVMQKVIPNAPHDVMLVLDGSTGQNAFEQAKQFTATTEVTSLAVTKLDGTAKGGVVIGISDQFQIPVRYIGVGEGIEDLQVFNKVEFVDSFFN; from the coding sequence ATGAGTTTTTTTAAAAAAATATTTTCAAAAGAAAAAAAAGAAACCTTAGATAAAGGACTAGAAAAGTCTAAATCAAGTTTCTTTGACAAGTTAGGTAAAGCTGTTGCGGGAAAATCTACCGTAGATGCAGATGTTCTTGATGATCTTGAAGATGTACTTATATCCAGTGACGTAGGTGTAGCCACTACTGTAAAAATAATTGACCGTATTGAAGAACGTGTTGCGAGAGATAAATACTTAGGTACTTCTGAGCTTGATGCCATTCTACGAGAAGAAATCGCAGGATTGATGAGTGAGGTGAACCATGGCAACGCTACGGAGTTTACAATTCCTGAAATTGACGGGCCGTATGTGATTATGATCGTAGGAGTGAACGGCGTCGGTAAAACAACTACAATAGGTAAACTAGCACATCAACTTAAAAAGGCAGGTAAAAAAGTAGTTTTAGGTGCTGGAGATACCTTTAGAGCCGCAGCGGTAGATCAGTTAGATATTTGGGCAAACCGTGTAGGTGTAGAGATTGTAAAACAAGCCATGGGAAGCGATCCAGCCAGTGTAGCTTTTGACACTTTACAAAGCGCTGTAGCTCAAAATGCTGACGTAGTTCTTCTCGATACTGCAGGTCGCTTACACAACAAAGTTAATTTGATGAATGAGTTGTCTAAGATCAAAAGAGTGATGCAAAAAGTCATTCCTAACGCACCTCACGACGTAATGTTAGTTCTTGACGGCTCTACTGGACAAAACGCTTTTGAACAAGCAAAGCAGTTTACCGCGACTACAGAAGTAACTAGTCTAGCAGTCACAAAACTAGACGGTACTGCAAAAGGTGGCGTAGTCATCGGTATTTCTGATCAATTTCAGATTCCAGTTAGATATATAGGTGTAGGTGAAGGAATTGAGGACTTGCAAGTTTTTAATAAAGTCGAGTTTGTAGACAGTTTTTTTAATTAG
- a CDS encoding amidase family protein: MKRLLLFLPFLFLACKTSDTSVKPASDDFREFKVLDSQYLEKDQIFGNLLEEVVRFRESDNLKSLILEQSIPDIQEAVASGKLTYRELTLFYLKRIYTYDRENPKSLNAVISINSNALKQASQADDDLAYLKSQGGQIPLYTLRGMPILLKDNINTVDMPTTAGAAVLLENTATPDAKIVASLKQDGAIILGKANLSEWAYFFCGDCPSGYSAVGGQTLNPYGRRTIDTGGSSSGSGVSVAANFAVAAIGSETSGSILSPSSQNSVVGYKPSTGTFSGIGIVPISSYLDTAGPMTKNVMDNAILSRALGAPYEVIDSYGTNDFENGTLEGVRFGVWTSFKENKLYAKALSDLEEEGAILIELDDTRPQLNGFLKLLNLDMKNDLPAYFAGQSDSKYRGWDVEKVMEWNKKDSLKSMPYGQKLFQGIIDEPSLTEEELWKFKTAMTATAQEYFDKLIKQHDLSGFVSINNYTAGAAAVAFFPAMTVPMGYDESGEPYGLTFIAPNEEDKLLFTWAYLYEKISKHRVMPEEYRD, translated from the coding sequence ATGAAAAGGCTACTACTTTTTTTACCGTTTTTATTTTTAGCTTGTAAAACTTCTGACACAAGCGTTAAACCTGCATCAGACGATTTTAGAGAATTCAAGGTGTTAGATTCTCAGTATTTAGAAAAGGATCAGATTTTTGGTAATTTGCTGGAAGAAGTAGTCCGCTTTCGCGAAAGCGATAACTTAAAAAGCCTTATTCTAGAACAAAGTATACCAGATATTCAGGAAGCTGTTGCAAGTGGGAAGTTGACTTATCGAGAACTTACCTTATTTTATTTAAAGAGAATTTACACCTACGATAGAGAGAATCCTAAATCTCTTAATGCAGTTATTTCTATTAATTCGAATGCCTTAAAACAAGCCTCTCAAGCCGATGACGACCTGGCTTATTTAAAATCCCAAGGTGGGCAAATTCCTTTATATACTTTGCGTGGAATGCCTATTTTATTAAAGGATAATATCAATACGGTTGACATGCCTACGACTGCAGGAGCAGCTGTATTGTTAGAAAATACTGCAACACCAGACGCAAAAATAGTAGCAAGTTTAAAGCAGGATGGAGCTATTATATTAGGAAAAGCTAACTTAAGTGAATGGGCATATTTCTTCTGTGGCGATTGCCCGAGTGGTTATAGCGCGGTAGGAGGACAGACCTTAAACCCTTATGGAAGAAGAACTATCGATACTGGTGGATCGAGTAGTGGTAGTGGAGTAAGTGTTGCTGCAAATTTTGCTGTAGCTGCGATAGGTTCTGAGACTTCTGGGTCTATCTTATCACCTTCTTCTCAAAATAGCGTTGTAGGTTATAAGCCGTCTACAGGAACTTTTAGTGGGATAGGAATTGTTCCTATTTCAAGTTATTTAGATACGGCAGGACCTATGACTAAAAACGTTATGGACAATGCAATTCTAAGTCGTGCTCTAGGAGCTCCTTATGAGGTAATCGACAGTTACGGAACAAATGATTTTGAAAACGGAACGCTTGAAGGAGTTCGTTTTGGAGTGTGGACGTCATTCAAAGAAAATAAATTGTATGCAAAAGCACTTTCTGATCTAGAGGAAGAAGGTGCGATTTTAATTGAGCTGGACGATACACGACCGCAATTAAACGGTTTTCTGAAACTATTAAATTTAGATATGAAAAACGATCTTCCGGCTTATTTTGCTGGGCAGTCTGATTCAAAATATCGTGGTTGGGACGTTGAGAAAGTTATGGAATGGAATAAAAAAGACTCTTTGAAATCCATGCCTTATGGTCAGAAATTATTTCAAGGTATAATAGATGAACCTTCACTTACTGAAGAAGAATTATGGAAATTTAAAACAGCGATGACGGCAACAGCTCAAGAATACTTTGATAAGCTTATCAAGCAACATGATCTAAGTGGTTTTGTTTCTATAAATAATTACACAGCAGGAGCTGCAGCGGTAGCATTTTTTCCTGCAATGACAGTTCCTATGGGTTATGATGAATCTGGAGAGCCTTATGGACTTACTTTTATAGCACCTAACGAAGAGGATAAACTGCTATTTACATGGGCTTATCTTTATGAGAAAATTAGTAAGCATCGAGTAATGCCAGAAGAATATAGAGACTAA
- a CDS encoding DUF1684 domain-containing protein, translated as MKYIFLAVFLITSTAVVAQDYKKESIDYRQKLSQEYKSGENNVLTAREKKNFGYLNFYDFDPDFVVEARFEPLDNTEELKLETSTTRIASYVKYGYLHFSLKGKKCKLLVLSSPDLKDDPEYYNYLSVYFTDETNGQGSYDIGRYMELRSPLSEKVVLNFNNTYNPYCAYSKRFSCPIPPKENHLPLSVKAGVKKGFKSFRKF; from the coding sequence ATGAAGTATATTTTTTTAGCTGTCTTTTTAATTACCTCAACAGCAGTTGTTGCTCAAGATTATAAGAAAGAATCAATAGATTACCGTCAGAAATTATCTCAGGAATACAAATCTGGAGAAAACAATGTGCTCACTGCTAGGGAGAAAAAGAACTTCGGATACTTAAATTTTTACGATTTTGATCCAGATTTTGTCGTAGAAGCACGATTTGAACCACTAGACAATACCGAAGAATTAAAGTTGGAAACTTCTACCACTCGCATTGCTTCTTATGTAAAATATGGTTATTTACATTTTTCTTTAAAAGGAAAGAAATGTAAACTGCTGGTATTATCAAGTCCAGATTTAAAAGATGATCCAGAATATTACAATTATTTATCGGTATATTTTACTGATGAGACTAATGGACAAGGATCCTATGATATAGGTCGTTATATGGAATTGAGATCACCTTTAAGTGAAAAGGTAGTGCTCAACTTTAATAATACATACAATCCTTATTGTGCTTACAGTAAAAGATTTTCTTGCCCGATACCACCTAAAGAAAATCATTTGCCGCTATCAGTAAAAGCTGGTGTGAAGAAAGGGTTTAAGAGTTTTAGGAAGTTTTAG
- a CDS encoding carboxypeptidase-like regulatory domain-containing protein, translated as MNQFLVLLSFLVSSFCFSQRTITGTVSGPDGETLLGVTISIKGTGFFTYTDFDGKYSIEALPEDILIFNIGYEPTEVKVGNQGVINLDFSKVPHKRTVTGVVSDSDDVLLGATVVVKGTSVFAETDFDGNYSLEASPEDVLVFSYTGYDPQEIVVGNKKVINVTLTSDLILCYFPYVPQNQIYLQYGINYKTWGAYYKNNSNFLNSSIEISYATDFENNSQTAVALEKRIYFTNNFSMKIKASTENADFDNMQYHSYKLQSEKDIALFGSYDFLKLQLIGGYLNYKGKLDFENYGYGIGIEKKITRFLNVEANYINWNKVEEYNLRMNYRWRSWNITGNYKHLSDYEEFQLGLGYNFYF; from the coding sequence ATGAATCAATTTTTAGTCCTTTTAAGTTTTTTAGTCAGTAGTTTTTGTTTTTCACAAAGAACAATTACTGGAACTGTCTCTGGTCCTGATGGTGAAACTTTATTAGGAGTAACCATTTCGATAAAAGGAACAGGCTTTTTTACTTACACAGATTTTGATGGTAAGTATTCTATAGAGGCATTACCAGAAGATATTTTAATATTTAATATAGGTTATGAACCTACAGAAGTTAAAGTAGGTAATCAAGGAGTCATTAATTTAGATTTTAGTAAAGTACCTCATAAAAGAACTGTCACCGGAGTAGTTAGTGATTCAGATGATGTTCTTTTAGGGGCAACTGTCGTGGTAAAAGGAACAAGCGTTTTTGCAGAGACCGACTTTGATGGAAACTATTCTTTAGAGGCAAGTCCAGAAGATGTTTTGGTGTTTTCATATACTGGGTATGATCCTCAAGAGATCGTTGTAGGTAATAAAAAGGTTATCAATGTAACATTGACTTCAGACTTAATCCTTTGCTACTTTCCCTATGTACCACAAAATCAAATTTATTTACAATATGGCATAAATTACAAAACTTGGGGTGCTTATTATAAGAATAACTCTAATTTTCTAAATTCTTCAATTGAGATAAGCTATGCTACAGATTTTGAAAATAATAGTCAAACTGCAGTAGCTCTTGAAAAAAGAATATATTTCACTAATAACTTTAGTATGAAAATAAAAGCCTCAACTGAAAATGCAGACTTTGATAATATGCAATATCATTCTTATAAACTCCAATCTGAGAAAGACATCGCATTATTTGGATCCTATGACTTCCTTAAGCTACAATTAATAGGCGGTTATCTGAATTATAAAGGCAAACTTGATTTTGAAAATTATGGTTACGGCATTGGTATAGAGAAAAAAATCACCAGATTTTTAAATGTTGAAGCTAATTATATTAATTGGAATAAAGTTGAAGAATATAACCTGAGAATGAATTATAGGTGGCGATCATGGAATATCACAGGAAACTACAAACACCTATCCGATTATGAAGAGTTTCAATTAGGACTAGGTTATAACTTTTACTTCTAA
- a CDS encoding VanW family protein, producing MIRKLVPKSLKLQWQLFKRARSDKQSGFYKNLGAHKGNTSSFHHKVSVTQPIKNNAGAINKIHNIKLSYQQMEHLIIQSGEYFSYWHVVPAPIAKNGFKKGRNLLAGKLQEDYGGGLCQLSGMLYIAALKAGLEITERHHHSIDIYTEETRYTPLGSDATVVYGYKDLRFTNNLNQAISIELEFKENSLTLHLISDQPFVEQEISWNLVSQTDFKVVETRNSNGEVLGVSRYRV from the coding sequence ATGATACGCAAACTCGTTCCAAAATCATTAAAATTACAATGGCAACTCTTTAAAAGAGCTCGTAGTGATAAGCAGTCTGGATTTTATAAAAACCTAGGTGCTCACAAAGGAAATACTTCAAGTTTTCATCATAAAGTTAGCGTTACTCAACCTATTAAAAACAACGCTGGAGCGATTAATAAAATCCATAACATTAAATTATCTTACCAGCAAATGGAACATTTGATCATACAATCAGGAGAATACTTTTCTTATTGGCATGTCGTTCCAGCTCCTATCGCAAAAAACGGATTCAAGAAAGGTCGCAACTTGCTCGCTGGGAAATTACAAGAAGATTATGGTGGTGGTTTGTGTCAACTTTCTGGAATGCTATATATCGCTGCACTTAAAGCTGGATTAGAAATCACAGAGCGACACCATCATTCTATAGATATCTACACAGAAGAAACTCGTTACACTCCTTTAGGAAGCGACGCAACGGTTGTTTATGGCTATAAGGACTTGCGATTTACTAACAATTTGAATCAGGCTATAAGTATAGAGTTAGAGTTTAAAGAGAATTCATTAACACTTCATTTAATAAGTGATCAGCCTTTTGTGGAGCAAGAAATAAGTTGGAACCTTGTTTCTCAAACAGATTTTAAAGTGGTAGAAACTAGGAATAGTAATGGTGAGGTTTTGGGAGTTTCTAGGTATAGGGTATAG
- a CDS encoding class I SAM-dependent methyltransferase — translation MKILTKMEKNENVLYYDTIAKDYDKSRFANSYGDFIHRQEITFFDTFIGKEELENHLDLGCGTGRFLDYANHGIDPSDKMLAVAKEKHPEKELQVASGTATRYENERFEKIYSFHVMMHLDKEVIQGIIKESHRILKTGGQLIFDFPSQKRRKLIHYKAANWHGATSLDLADMEKLAGNLFTIMYSQGFLFLPIHKFPVSTRKWFYGIDQLLCRSFLKSYSSYIAVILEKK, via the coding sequence ATGAAGATCCTTACCAAGATGGAGAAAAATGAAAACGTATTATACTACGATACAATCGCAAAAGACTATGACAAGTCTCGGTTTGCCAATTCTTACGGAGATTTTATCCACCGACAAGAAATTACGTTTTTTGATACTTTTATAGGTAAGGAAGAACTAGAAAACCATTTGGATTTAGGTTGTGGAACTGGAAGATTTCTGGATTATGCAAATCACGGTATCGATCCTAGCGATAAAATGCTGGCAGTTGCCAAAGAAAAACATCCTGAAAAAGAATTACAAGTCGCGAGTGGAACAGCCACCAGATATGAAAACGAACGTTTTGAAAAAATCTATTCCTTTCATGTGATGATGCATCTGGATAAAGAAGTGATTCAAGGAATCATCAAAGAATCGCATCGCATTTTAAAAACTGGAGGTCAATTGATTTTTGATTTCCCATCTCAAAAAAGGCGAAAACTAATTCATTATAAAGCAGCCAACTGGCATGGTGCAACGAGTCTGGATCTTGCTGATATGGAAAAACTCGCTGGAAATCTTTTTACGATTATGTATTCTCAAGGTTTTCTATTTCTACCTATTCATAAATTCCCAGTTAGTACTCGTAAATGGTTTTACGGAATCGATCAATTGTTATGTCGCAGTTTTTTAAAGTCTTACAGTAGTTATATTGCGGTAATTCTTGAGAAAAAATGA